A window from Theobroma cacao cultivar B97-61/B2 chromosome 3, Criollo_cocoa_genome_V2, whole genome shotgun sequence encodes these proteins:
- the LOC18603983 gene encoding 60S ribosomal protein L27a-3, with amino-acid sequence MTTRFKKHRKKRGHVSAGHGRIGKHRKHPGGRGNAGGMHHHRILFDKYHPGYFGKVGMRYFHKLRNKFYCPIVNIDKLWSMVPQDVKDKAKCSKDSAPLIDVTQFGYFKVLGKGVLPENQPIVVKAKLVSKTAEKKIKEAGGAVVLTA; translated from the coding sequence ATGACGACCCGTTTCAAGAAGCACCGGAAGAAGAGAGGCCACGTGAGCGCGGGCCATGGTCGTATCGGCAAGCACAGGAAGCATCCCGGAGGTCGCGGTAACGCCGGAGGCATGCATCACCATCGGATCCTCTTCGACAAGTACCATCCGGGTTACTTTGGTAAGGTCGGTATGCGTTACTTCCACAAGCTTCGCAACAAGTTCTACTGCCCCATCGTCAACATCGACAAGCTTTGGTCTATGGTCCCTCAAGATGTTAAAGACAAGGCCAAGTGTTCCAAGGACTCTGCCCCTTTGATCGATGTTACCCAGTTCGGTTACTTTAAGGTTTTGGGTAAGGGTGTTTTGCCTGAGAATCAGCCTATTGTTGTCAAAGCCAAGCTTGTTTCTAAGACTGCTGAGAAGAAGATTAAGGAGGCTGGTGGGGCTGTTGTGCTTACTGCTTAG
- the LOC18603984 gene encoding copper methylamine oxidase — protein MASAKKKATLFSSASSSPSSSSSPSSCCAADSAVSAAPAAAAAANVVQEWTVASRDRRDDQRATKAAMASLIHPVDSLPDTSTAAPSTKGIQILPRAQTSHPLDPLSAAEISVAVATVRAAGATPEVRDGMRFVEVVLLEPDKHVVALADAYFFPPFQPSLLPRTKGGPVIPTKLPPRRARLIVYNKKSNETSVWIVELSEVHAVTRGGHHRGKVISSKVVPDVQPPMDAMEYAECEAVVKDFPPFREAMKKRGIEDMELVMVDPWCVGYHSDADAPSRRLAKPLIFCRTESDCPMENGYARPVEGIYVLVDMQKMKVIEFEDCKFVPLPLADPLRNYTPGETRGGVDRSDVKPLQIVQPEGPSFRVNGCFVEWQKWNFRIGFTPKEGLVIYSVAYVDGSRGRRPVAHRLSFVEMVVPYGDPNDPHYRKNAFDAGEDGLGKNAHSLKKGCDCLGYIKYFDAHFTNFTGGVETIENCVCLHEEDHGILWKHQDWRTGLAEVRRSRRLTVSFICTVANYEYGFYWHFYQDGKIEAEVKLTGILSLGALQPGEFRKYGTMIAPGLYAPVHQHFFVARMDMAVDCKPGEAFNQVVEVNAKVEEPGENNVHNNAFYAEETLLKTELQAMRDCNPFTARHWIVRNTRTVNRTGQLTGYKLVPGSNCLPLAGSEAKFLRRAAFLKHNLWVTRYAPDEMFPGGEFPNQNPRAGEGLATWVKQDRPLEETDIVLWYVFGITHVPRLEDWPVMPVEHIGFMLMPHGFFNCSPAVDVPPNACELDTKDNEIKENVVPKSTQNGLLAKL, from the exons ATGGCCTCAGCTAAGAAAAAGGCGACGCTTTTTTCATCTGCCTCTTCCTCtccctcctcctcctcctccccTTCTTCGTGTTGCGCAGCCGACTCTGCTGTTTCCGCCGCGCCCGCCGCTGCCGCTGCTGCCAATGTGGTGCAGGAGTGGACCGTCGCGTCTAGGGATCGCCGCGACGATCAACGCGCCACCAAAGCTGCCATGGCGTCGTTGATTCACCCCGTTGATTCTCTTCCTGATACTTCCACCGCCGCTCCTTCCACCAAAG GGATCCAAATATTGCCGAGGGCTCAAACCAGCCATCCTTTGGACCCGTTATCTGCTGCTGAAATCTCTGTTGCAGTTGCTACTGTCAGGGCTGCTGGAGCCACTCCCGAG gTAAGAGATGGCATGCGCTTTGTTGAAGTGGTTCTTTTGGAGCCAGACAAGCATGTTGTTGCTTTGGCAGATGCGTATTTCTTCCCACCTTTCCAACCCTCTTTACTTCCCAGGACCAAAGGTGGTCCGGTGATCCCTACCAAGCTCCCTCCGAGGCGAGCTAGACTGATTGTCTATAACAAAAAGTCtaatgagacaagtgtatggatTGTTGAGTTATCAGAAGTACATGCAGTAACTCGAGGAGGACATCACAGGGGAAAAGTAATATCATCAAAAGTAGTTCCAGATGTTCAGCCTCCTATG GATGCTATGGAATATGCTGAATGTGAAGCCGTTGTAAAAGACTTTCCTCCATTCCGAGAGGCGATGAAGAAGAGGGGTATTGAGGACATGGAACTTGTGATGGTTGATCCTTG GTGTGTTGGTTATCATAGTGATGCTGATGCTCCTAGCAGAAGACTTGCTAAACCACTTATATTCTGTAGAACAGAGAGTGACTGTCCCATGGAAAATGGCTATGCCCGCCCTGTTGAGGGAATCTATGTACTTGTTGATATGCAAAAGATGAAGGTGATTGAGTTTGAAGACTGTAAGTTTGTTCCCTTACCTCTGGCTGATCCTTTGAGGAATTATACTCCTGGAGAAACAAGAGGTGGTGTCGATCGAAGTGATGTAAAACCCTTACAGATTGTTCAGCCTGAAGGTCCAAGCTTTCGAGTTAATGGGTGCTTTGTAGAGTGGCAGAAG TGGAATTTCCGTATTGGTTTCACCCCAAAGGAGGGTTTGGTTATATACTCTGTTGCATATGTTGATGGTAGTCGAGGACGAAGGCCTGTTGCTCATAGATTGAGTTTCGTGGAGATGGTTGTGCCTTATGGGGATCCAAATGATCCACATTACCGGAAAAATGCTTTTGATGCAGGGGAAGATGGCCTTGGAAAAAATGCACATTCATTGAAGAAG GGATGTGATTGTTTGGGCTATATCAAATACTTTGACGCTCACTTTACAAATTTCACTGGAGGTGTTGAAACCATTGAAAATTGTGTCTGTTTGCATGAAGAGGATCATGGGATTTTATGGAAGCATCAAGATTGGAGAACAGGTTTGGCAGAAGTTCGAAGGTCTAGGCGGCTAACAGTGTCTTTCATATGCACTGTTGCTAACTATGAGTATGGATTTTACTGGCACTTTTATCAG GATGGAAAGATTGAAGCTGAAGTTAAGCTTACTGGAATTCTTAGCTTAGGAGCATTGCAGCCTGGAGAATTTCGAAAATATGGTACTATGATTGCCCCAGGTTTGTATGCACCAGTTCATCAACACTTCTTTGTTGCTCGTATGGACATGGCTGTTGATTGCAAACCTGGTGAAGCTTTCAATCAG GTTGTTGAGGTTAATGCAAAAGTCGAGGAGCCTGGGGAAAATAATGTTCACAACAACGCATTCTATGCGGAAGAGACACTGCTTAAAACTGAACTGCAAGCAATGCGTGATTGTAACCCCTTCACAGCTCGCCATTGGATT GTGAGGAATACTAGAACAGTAAACAGGACTGGTCAATTGACTGGCTACAAACTTGTACCTGGTTCGAACTGTCTACCTCTAGCTGGCTCTGAGGCTAAGTTTTTAAGAAGAGCTGCTTTCTTGAAGCATAACCTTTGGGTTACACGGTATGCTCCTGATGAGATGTTTCCTGGGGGAgagtttccaaatcaaaatcctCGTGCTGGTGAAGGATTGGCTACATGGGTTAAGCAGGATCGTCCTCTAGAGGAAACTGATATAGTTCTCTG GTATGTTTTTGGAATTACCCATGTCCCTCGATTGGAAGACTGGCCTGTTATGCCAGTGGAGCACATTGGTTTCATGCTAATG CCGCATGGATTCTTTAACTGCTCTCCTGCTGTGGATGTCCCGCCCAATGCCTGCGAATTGGATACCAAAGACAACGAAATTAAAGAAAACGTGGTACCCAAGTCTACTCAGAATGGTCTGCTGGCAAAACTCTGA
- the LOC18603985 gene encoding zinc finger BED domain-containing protein RICESLEEPER 2, which yields MMSEDTGESSESQEQFFWGGKVRVVHFTFDQEASRKELARAIIMHEYPLSIVDDVGFRKYSARLQPLFEVGSRKTLEGDILKIYDFEKAKLRNVIEGLNTRFAITTEMWTSKEKKGYMSVIAHYIDDSWVLQSRMLRFIYVPIPRTMDVIAQNLMDALMGWNIETKLSTITVENCTSGDGMLSIIVDKLSSSLLLDGKIVHVRCFAHVVDLVVKDGLSLVENAIERMRDSVAFWSATPSRVDNFEAVARQAKISSLNKLGLDCKTCWKSTYLMLKTAIWYKDLFPKLILRDEHYTCVPTDDDWMMAKNIAEKLECFITQLSCFLKQSFLQQIVTLGTFVN from the exons ATGATGAGTGAAGATACAGGTGAGTCCTCAGAAAGTCAAGAGCAATTTTTTTGGGGTGGGAAGGTTCGGGTTGTGCATTTCACCTTTGATCAAGAAGCTTCAAGAAAGGAGTTGGCTCGTGCCATTATCATGCACGAGTATCCCTTATCCATTGTCGATGATGTTGGATTCAGGAAGTATTCAGCTAGGCTCCAACCTCTATTCGAGGTGGGCTCTCGCAAGACTCTTGAGGGCGATATCcttaaaatttatgatttcGAGAAGGCAAAATTGAGAAATGTGATTGAAGGCTTGAATACCCGTTTTGCAATCACTACGGAAATGTGGActtcaaaggaaaagaaagggtACATGTCTGTCATTGCTCATTACATTGACGACTCTTGGGTGTTGCAAAGTCGTATGTTGAG GTTCATTTATGTGCCCATACCTCGCACTATGGATGTTATTGCACAAAATTTGATGGATGCTTTGATGGGATGGAACATAGAGACTAAACTTTCCACTATCACAGTTGAGAATTGCACTTCTGGTGATGGTATGCTTTCTATTATAGTGGATAAGTTGAGTAGTTCACTCTTACTTGATGGGAAAATTGTTCATGTGAGATGTTTTGCACATGTAGTGGATCTTGTTGTGAAAGATGGGTTGTCTTTAGTAGAAAATGCAATTGAGAGAATGCGTGATAGTGTAGCATTTTGGTCTGCCACTCCATCAAGAGTGGACAATTTTGAAGCTGTGGCTCGTCAAGCAAAGATTTCAAGTTTGAACAAGTTGGGTCTTGATTGTAAAACCTGTTGGAAGTCAACTTATTTGATGCTTAAAACAGCCATATGGTACAAAGACCTTTTCCCGAAATTAATACTGAGGGATGAACACTACACTTGTGTACCTACTGATGATGATTGGATGATGGCCAAGAATATTGCTGAAAAGTTGGAATGTTTTATAACGCAACTAAGTTGTTTTCTGAAACAAAGTTTCCTACAGCAAATTGTTACTTTAGGAACATTTGTCAACTAA
- the LOC18603986 gene encoding probable ribosome biogenesis protein RLP24: MRLEKCWFCSSTVYPGHGIQFVRNDAKIFRFCRSKCHKNFKMKRNPRKVKWTKAYRRLHGKDMTQDSTFEFERKRNRPERYDRSIAENTLKAIKKIAKIRSDRSSDHIKNRLKTGKIQRQKEARKQLEQDIHLVKAPLALAQDSSLRLPKIKVNVSQTQTEENQQMEE, encoded by the exons ATGAGATTAGAGAAGTGCTGGTTTTGTTCCTCCACCGTATATCCAGGGCATGGTATTCAATTTGTTCGCAATGATGCCAAA ATTTTCCGTTTCTGTAGATCCAAATGCCACAAGAACTTCAAGATGAAGAGGAATCCGCGCAAAGTGAAATGGACCAAGGCCTACAGGCGTTTGCACGGAAAGGACATGACTCAG GATTCAacatttgagtttgagaggaAGCGTAATAGGCCAGAGAGATATGATAGAAGCATTGCAGAGAATACCCTTAAGGCCATTAAAAAGATTGCTAAAATCAGATCAGACAGGTCTTCTGACCACATCAAAAACAG GCTTAAGACAGGCAAAATCCAAAGGCAGAAAGAAGCAAGAAAGCAATTGGAGCAGGACATCCACTTGGTCAAAGCCCCGCTTGCACTTGCACAAGACTCGTCTCTTCGCCTTCCAAAAATCAAAGTCAATGTCTCCCAAACACAAACGGAAGAGAATCAGCAAATGGAAGAGTGA
- the LOC18603987 gene encoding ARM REPEAT PROTEIN INTERACTING WITH ABF2, protein MAAAAAAKATAAAEEEKTKTLQQELSLPIMLADRVIKSAQEAESSKFECAELAKQVDRLSQMLRSFVRLSATANATVYDRPVRRIASDITKTLERALSLTRKCRHSGPLRHLFSITTTADFRKVSNLLESSIGDMRWLLSLFDSDGTNLTLPPVASNDPILAWVWSYISTIHMGPLKDRVDAANELASLAKDNDRNKKMIVVEGGVSPLLKLLKEGASPEAQIAAANALYNLATDEERVRLIVDVMGIPIIVGVLGEAQMKVQIMVASLVARMAEMDLVASEEFVRENVTRKLVSLLSMDMVLEVVKPQTAKASIHSIIQMNKEMTDNSLRHPKLLSVHTSSFSDGSSRNRKEREAESPEVKLKLQVSCAEALWKLSKGSLLTSRKITETRGLLCLAKIVEKEKGDLQFNCLMTIMEITAVAEFNADLRRAAFKTNSPAAKAVLDQLLKVIQEESSPTLQIPAIRSIGCLARTFPARETRIIGPLVDKLSNRNVEVAMEAACALGKFASPDNFNGSEHSKAIIEFGGVPSLMRLLQSNDQAQVHGLVLLCYLALNAGNSKALEEARALNTLEGAARSVIAQYPDLKDLFAKAIHHLTLYQAGGHPHRQSFAP, encoded by the coding sequence ATGGCCGCCGCCGCCGCTGCTAAGGCAACTGCAGCTGCAGAGGAAGAGAAAACGAAAACCCTTCAACAAGAACTCTCTCTCCCAATCATGTTAGCGGACAGAGTCATCAAATCAGCTCAAGAAGCCGAGTCTTCCAAATTCGAATGCGCCGAACTGGCCAAACAAGTCGACCGTCTCTCCCAGATGCTCCGCTCCTTCGTTCGTCTCTCCGCCACAGCCAACGCCACCGTCTACGACCGTCCCGTCCGCCGTATCGCCTCCGACATCACTAAGACCCTCGAACGTGCCCTCTCCCTTACTCGCAAGTGTCGTCACAGTGGTCCCCTCCGCCACCTATTCTCCATCACGACAACCGCCGATTTCCGCAAAGTTTCGAATCTTCTGGAGTCTTCTATCGGCGACATGCGTTGGCTGCTTTCGCTTTTCGACTCGGACGGAACCAATCTTACCCTTCCTCCAGTTGCCAGTAACGACCCCATTCTTGCTTGGGTTTGGTCTTACATCTCAACGATCCACATGGGCCCATTAAAAGATCGAGTCGACGCCGCTAACGAACTTGCTTCGTTAGCCAAAGATAACGACCGCAATAAGAAAATGATCGTTGTAGAAGGCGGGGTCTCACCGTTACTGAAGTTGTTAAAAGAGGGAGCTTCCCCTGAAGCGCAAATCGCGGCGGCAAATGCGCTTTACAATCTCGCAACTGACGAAGAAAGAGTTAGGCTAATCGTGGATGTAATGGGAATTCCTATAATCGTTGGGGTTTTGGGAGAGGCTCAAATGAAAGTTCAAATAATGGTCGCGAGTTTGGTGGCAAGAATGGCGGAGATGGATTTGGTTGCTAGCGAAGAGTTTGTCAGAGAAAATGTGACGAGAAAGTTAGTTTCTTTGTTGTCTATGGATATGGTTTTGGAAGTTGTTAAGCCACAAACTGCGAAAGCTAGTATTCATTCCATCATTCAAATGAATAAAGAGATGACTGACAATTCCCTGAGGCATCCCAAATTGTTGTCGGTTCATACATCGTCATTTTCGGATGGGAGTAGCAGAAATAGGAAAGAGAGGGAAGCAGAGAGTCCTGAGGTGAAGCTTAAGTTGCAAGTTAGTTGTGCAGAGGCTTTGTGGAAGCTGTCCAAAGGGAGTTTATTGACGAGTAGGAAAATTACAGAGACGAGAGGGTTGCTTTGTTTGGCAAAAATTgtagagaaagagaaaggggaTTTGCAGTTTAACTGCTTGATGACAATTATGGAGATTACAGCAGTTGCGGAGTTTAATGCTGATCTTAGACGTGCAGCTTTTAAGACTAATTCTCCAGCTGCAAAAGCGGTTTTGGATCAGCTCTTGAAAGTAATTCAGGAAGAAAGCAGTCCAACATTGCAGATTCCGGCTATTAGGTCAATTGGGTGTTTGGCTAGAACTTTTCCTGCAAGGGAAACGAGAATAATTGGTCCTTTGGTTGATAAGCTTAGTAATAGGAATGTGGAAGTAGCTATGGAAGCTGCTTGTGCGTTGGGGAAGTTTGCTTCTCCAGATAATTTCAATGGTTCAGAGCATTCCAAGGCAATTATTGAGTTTGGTGGGGTTCCATCGTTGATGAGGTTGCTACAGAGTAATGATCAAGCTCAAGTACATGGACTTGTCCTACTATGTTATTTGGCATTGAATGCCGGCAACAGCAAGGCCCTTGAGGAAGCCCGGGCATTGAATACTCTTGAAGGGGCTGCTCGTTCTGTCATAGCTCAGTATCCTGACTTGAAGGATTTGTTTGCTAAAGCTATACATCATCTGACACTCTACCAAGCTGGAGGCCATCCCCACAGGCAATCATTTGCACCTTAA